Genomic window (Festucalex cinctus isolate MCC-2025b chromosome 7, RoL_Fcin_1.0, whole genome shotgun sequence):
CAGacacacaaatatttgcatGCAGGACAttgaaaagtcaattttacaCAACAAGTCACGTAAACGCCCACAAacggatttgcatttgtgtgcgCAGGTGCGCACGTAATCCTCGTTGTTGTGTTGCCTTACAACCCGGCCACTTTGTGTCTCCGTTCCAAGTCCTCGGAGTGCAGATTAAGTGCTTTGGTTATGTAAGCATGTGTGCTTCCCTTTGTCACTAACAACACAACCATCTCACCGCAGGAAGATTTGCTTTTAAGATGATTAgatgtgattcttttttttctttttgttcatcTGCTGTTGGGTAACAAGAAGAAGGCAAAGGCAGGAAATACATGTGGCAGATTGAAACACCAGTCAGCCTTTAATCGCCGTAAAGAGGATTTATTATTGAAAAtgaactttttaatgttttgtaaacagtttaTTGTCTTTCTGGAGTGCCTTCAAGTCCATCAAGTTTTGAAGAGTGTGAAAATAAACAAGTGCAGTGGtgtcttgagatacaagttttgTTGGATTGTCGTATCCCAAATCATCTttacccattgaaatgaatggaaatgccagtaATCTGTTCCAGCCTAATAAGAAAAACACTACACTTGTGCATTGTTAAAGCATTTAATAGTTGTCACACATTAAACGTAATTGTCAGACTAATGACAAAatgttagcctaatagcataattgctcaagtcatttttttccttttagctTTTCGTAAAACAAGGGCATTGGGGGTGCACATTCAACAATCATTGGCTTTTGCAAATTACAACAACCTGGATGCTTGAAAATCTAAACTGACATAAAGGGGTAAAAAACATTTCTAGCAAAcctgttgatgttttttttttagtgttattATGCCAATATTTCAACaattacttgtgtaattatgctATCAGGCTAACGAAAAGGAATCCATTACACACACACTCGAAAAGTCCGTGAcctaaatatttacaaaatggtGATGCTCGGGAGTGAATTTTCATCCAAAAAGAAGTTAGTGAGGCACATATCGAGTGTGACgcaggtacaaaaaaacaaaacaaaaaaaacaaaatcatttcttgcttatcaaaaacaaaataagtgtCATAATAAAGTATGAAAAGATCCTGACAAACCTGCTAAAGCTTCAAATGGTAAAGGGCACATTCCTATGTACATGAAGCATCAGAGCTGTTTACTCAATAGCTAATCTACacttatttattgctttttttctgactgGTGTTCACAGTGAGCGTATCTACTCGTGTTGGCAAtgaaaacattacaaaatggACGCTGAAACAAGCACTTGaaaggttttagagccttaaacaTTTGCATCTGGATGTGTTTTGATGTCCGTGACAGCAGCAAAGTTGCACACAGCGAGCATGGTGAGATGTTCATCGGTGAAGAAGAAACACGGCTCgaaagcagtggttctcaaacttggGTCCTTTGACCGTAAATTGGGTGTTTGTAAAATCATTTGCATATGTATTATTGCATCCTATCATTTAAAAAGTGTGACTTGAATCCTTGGTAAACCATATAGAAGTGATGTTTAATTTGTGATAGCTTTATATGGGAAATGTCTCTACACAGCAAAATCGGCAGTGTAAGATTAACACTGAGAGATCTAACACTAGAAAAGTGTTTGTGTCCACACCAATGAGTGTAAATCtgacacttttcaaagtgtTACTTCTTTCACACTTAACCAGTGTTACTCCAACACCATATAgtgttaaaaatctacactggtaaacactgagtagtgttgaaagtactctacactagtgtcagtattaaacattaaattctGCCAAACTACACTTTACtctggtaaatggtacttcatttacagggagtcctcgagttatggCTGAGTTCCGTCCCTACGCTGGCGATGTAACCCGAGTTTCGACGTTCTAAGTCGGATTTCACCGTTAAAgtcgatatttacatcaaaatactttgtaaagtaattaaaaaaaaacatatttgcatgatgcatgttctccccgtgcctgcgtgggtcttctccgggtactccggtctcctcccacattccaaagacatgcatgacaggttaattggatgctccgaattgtccctataggtgtgcttgtgtgtgtggatggttgtttgtctctgtgtgccctgcgattggatggcaaccagtccagggtgtaccccgtctactgcccaaagccagctgagataggctccagcaccccccgcaacccttgtgaggaataagtggtcaagaaaagggATGGATATTTGCGTGACCCGGAAGAGCAGGAACCAATATTTCGTCTAACATTCATTGCTGACGGACAGCAGAGCAGAGCTAATGGAGACTTGAGCACGGAAATGTGACGAGTtgaacaacaacacaactttaaataatattaaaatggcCTGATTATTGTGGGAAATTAACGGAAAAGAAGGTACTGTGGATGAGGCACGGGTGCCGTAAAGTCAAAATGACGTAGACTGTATATAGCGTTTTTCCTCCTTACAAgtccctcaaagcgctttacattttgacttctGATTGCgcggcatcaggagcaactatGGGGGCTTACTATCTttctcaaggatactttgacataGTCATACTTGCCTGGGATCAAACCTTTGCTTGGAGGGTCAGGAGACGACCACTCAACCACTGAGCCACACTggcctaacaacaacaaaaactgtatGTATCGCTATTGAAATGCTACTCCTTCACCAGAAATTAGGTTGTGGTCAATTTAAACTCAAGATAGTGCCATTCAGGTTACACTCAACATCCACCCCAACACTCAAGGAAATTTACTCTGACagtgtaactttttattttaacagtgtTAAAATGACACTGCTTTATTTGATCGATCAATGGAAATTTAACACTGATCGATTTGCTGTGTGAgacccaaaaagtttgagaacccctgCTCTAAAGTTAGAACAAGTTCAAGAAAGTCTCAAAGACATCTGAGTAAACGGCGATGCTTTAAATAAGTTTCATGGTGAACCTGCCGCCGTCTCCGCCATCCCCTCCGCCGCCCATGGAGGAGCGAGGAACAAAGTCGATGGTGGCCGTGTGCTTAATCTGGCCTTTGCTCTGGCTCCAGAAGAACATGAAGATGAAGCAGATGGCCACCGAGCTGAGGAAGGACAGGAAGCCCATGGTGGTGGCGATGATCAGCGTCTTGGCGTCAAAGGGGTACGGCTTTGCCACTTGGGCAGAGGAGTTGGTGGCTTGAGGAATCGGAGGCTCCAACCAGTCCTCCTCTGTGAAAAGGGGTATGGTTCGGTTGCGTGAGCCCCCCTTCACGTAGAGACCGACCGTAATGCTGTCGTTGCCGGCGGCGTTGCCCGCGAGGCACTGATAGGCGCCGCTGTCGTGGACCTGTGCAAAGCGCACCTCCAGGGTACCGTTGGGTAAAACTCTGATTCTTCCCACCGGAGAAACCACGTTCTTGTGCGAAGAGATCCAAGTAATGGACGGAGCAGGGTCCCCATCCGCCTTGCAGGAGAAGAGAACAGTGGTGCCGTCCTCCACCCTGGCCTCCTGCGGCCTGCGGTCCAGGATCCGAGCGGGCCGGCAGGTGAACACCCTTGGCAGCTCCTTTTCGGAAAAGTCCCTGAATTCTCTCTGCCTCACCATGTCGGGGGAAGAGCACGCGGGTTGACGTCCATCAAAGTTCAAGCGTAATCGCCGACGGACCACCCAGAGCAGCCGACAGTCGCAGGACAGGGGATTCCCATCCAACCTCAGCACCTGAAGGTTCCCCACCGAGTGCAAGGTGCTCTCCTCTAAAGTTGTAAGCTGGTTTGATGTCAAGTTGAGCATGCGTAGTGAGGCGAGGCCCTTGAAGGCCCCCGGCGCTATTCGCAGAAGGTTCCCACCGGCTAGGTGTAACTCTTGGAGTCTTAGGAGGTCCCGTAACAGATTACCTTGAATAACCGTGATGGGGTTGTAGGACAAGTCCAGGAATCGCAGGTAGACCAGGTGGCGCAGAGCTGAATACGGCACCACACTGAGGTTGCAGTTGCTGATGACCAGAGCGCTCAGGTTGAGTCCAATCAAGCTGTTGCTGGCCACCGTGTCCAGTGAGGGCCAGTTGGCCAGAATGAGGGTGTGCAGCCGGTGTAGGCGGCGGAACGCGTTGTTAGGCAGCGTGGAAATGGTGAGACGCAGTATGCGAAGGTACGTGAGGCTCTGGAGCTGCGACAACGCCTCGGTGGGAATGGACGTCAAATTGCTGCGGTTGATGTTGAGCTCCTGCAAACTCTGCAAACCGAAGAAAGCTCGCTGGGAAATGAACACCAAGTCATTCTCATCGGCGTCCAGCGTTTGCAGATTCACCGTCTCTCTGAAGGTGTAGTCCAGGAAGACCAGAATCTCATTCTGGCTCAGATCTAGGAAACGTAGACCGGACAGGCCAGAGAAAACGCCAACAGGGAGGATCTTGAGACGATTATTCTTAATCCGAAGCGTCCTGAGATTCTGTAAGCCTTGGAAAGCTTCCACCTCAATCATCGAGATCATATTGTTACTGAGGTCCAGATCTTGAAGCTCATGGAGGCCAGCGAACTGGCGACGCCCCACCGTCCGAATCTTGTTGTAGGATAAATCCACACGTCTGGCATCGTCGGAAAAGCCCTCTGGGATGGAGTTCAAATGTTTGCCGGAGCAGATGACTTCCTTTGCCTCGGGCCGACACGAACAGCGAGGAGGGCAACTTCCTGCGGAGACATCCAGTCCCACGTGGAGCAGGATGCCCCATGCCAGCCATCGACCCACAGACTCCGCAAACATCTTGCCCCCTTTCTGAAATGACACACAGATCGCACGTCAGTTTGATGCTGATGGAGAATTGCAATTTTGACTACGTCTTATCAACAAAAGTACCGTGTCAGATGCTGAGTGCAGAGGATCATAACCAGCACCAGTCAAGTTGGAGTCGATTTTGGGTCTGGTGGTCTTGTGTGATCCTGGCCATTAGCATCTTGGTTAGCATTGCCTGGAGCAAACAGAGAGAGATATGTCTTCAGTAAATGCATAAAACACTGAtctcaaatgtatttttcaccAACTTCTCCAAAATTGTGCTAATGCTGTTAGtccatgctaaatgctaacattgaAACTCTGCTTAGCTTTTAAGTTTTTAAGTCTCATTGTTATATCGCAATCTGGCAAAATTCAGAAGGACTCACTCAGACACATTTTCACAAATCCTCAGATAAACTATGTGCTTGGTTGCTGAATTTGGCAATTGAGTGGGAAGACATACAACTGTTTGTATACAAAATATCACATATCTCCCGTTTATGTAACATCATGATGATGGGTTAAAGAAGACAAATATGCCTTTTACTGTTTATAATCTCCACTCTGATTGTAATCATATCATTAGCTTCATGATTTTTGCAAATTTTAGGCAACCTGCTGATTAAATGTCACACACCAAAAGAAGTGAAAGAagcacaaacaagcaaacagcagGGAGGAAGGAGTTGTAAAAGATTCATTTCTGTGTGTTAGAGATTCTAGCTTAGAAAACcatttgagaatttttttttgttgtcattttcctTGATATCCAGCTTTAGGCGCATTCACTGTAAATGTgcactctttttcttcattagtAAGACAATTCAGCATTTTGGTGTTTCTAGTCGTGTGAACAACAGTATTCAGAACTTCATAAGGCAATCACTTCTCTAATGTGCTGACATGTCTTACTAGTGAAGACAAAGAATGTACTGGATataaaggattaaaaaaaaaaaacggctttccATATCATCACGTTGCTGTAAAGTGAGTAAAACCTACATGGCAAGCCTGCTACTTGCTTCATGTTCACAACTTAAGTGAATATAAAAAACAGAACATGCACATGTATGTAGGTCAAAGTGTGAAGCAGATGTTGCACGAGTGACAAGACGACAACCAAATAACTGATGATGAAAGACCaaatctcactttttttttctctgaggaCCCTTCTTCCTGCCCAAAAGAGGTCTTAAAAGCACTTAACACCCTCGGAGGCGTCCATGTGAGACAGAGGCCGCCCTGCCGCTAAAAGCCGCGAGTGGCGCCTCCGACCGCGCACATGAGGCCTCCACGGGGCGCCTGGAGGCGGGCATCTGGAGAGTGCCAGTGTGGTTGGGTGCCATCTATTTACATTTGGATAGGGTTAAGTCAaattttacttattttgttttatccCCTTCATGAAAAGCCTTTCTTAATATCCTTTATTTGCATCTTAATATGGTAGTAGAGTTACAGTATGTGCACGTTTCAAGGAAGTAAGTCTCAAGTCTGAGTTTCAAGCAAGTCCCAAGTTATTGTGGCACAATTAAGCAAGTCCCCACAAAATTTCATGCAAGTCGAGTCAAGTCATTGCAGCAGCATCTAAAATATTCctgttgaaatgaatgaaaatgccattaattaagacttttgtatttttttttaatcacaaaaaatagcaTTCTATAATACCGCACTTGATAAAAACATGCAGtaattatataattaaatagaatgcaaataattaaaccgtttttgcctttttttttttgcttcaattcaatggacattgtgTTGCTCGTACTGGCGTGCACCTCTTGGCcacatgggggcagtataaaCCGGACATGGAAATAGTCACTCCTCAGTGGGCCGCAGCATCCACAAATACCAAATGTAATTTGATAAATGCAATACCATCTGGCAAATGGACGCTCTGTGTGTCAAAACTTCCGAAATGAAAAGTGAAAAGTGTCGAACTGCGCTGCAACTTGTACATCAGATCAGCTTCGCTTGTGTAACGCGTCGTTAAGTGAGGACTGATCAGCTTTAACTCTAACTTGGTGTCAGTTTCAGAGTGTCGAGTTCTAGAGGTGCCACAATGACCAtgcacacaacaacaaacaggCATGGGTGCAGGAAGTGGCACTCATGTCTGTCATTGTGCAGAAGTAAATCACGCATAAGGCgtcattattaaattaaattaaatacatcatttgacattttctgtTGTTAGATTAACTTTAAATATTTTGCATAAGAATTGTTCTAATATTACATCAACTCTTTATACGTAATGTAATTTGACAAGTTCTATTGTTAAATACAGTAAGAAAACATCATGTCAGTAAGCATGTTCTATTATATACACTTTAAATGTAATCAAACTGTTGTTGAATCACTTTTAAATATTAGATATAACATCATTATACGTGCTATTGTTAATTCAGCACGAGACATGTTCTATTGTTGAATAAACTTTAAATGTCTGATTATATCATGAGACATGTTCCATTGTTAATACGTCATTTGGTTGAACATGTTCTATTGTTACATGGCCGTTAAGAACAAAGACATTACACATGTTCTATTATTAAATCATCTTGCAATGCTgccattgttttgtttaataaagtgaCATCATGCTATTATCTATAGACCAACAACGATGTAAACAGACAAgacttcaagtcaagtcaatttcAATTCAAGTTTGATGAATACTACCTCAAGTCAAGACTTTTATAAGATTTTGCTTAGGCCAAGCCCTCAAATTTACAACTTAAAGTCCTTGTAAATTCAAAACgtcttctaaatttgacacatCAGAGCGAAGATTGTTACCAAGCTTGCCCAAATttaacgattaaaaaaaaattgctgccaTGTATATAAAATTAAGCTTTAAACGTGTGAAAAAAATCAAGCTGTTGTCCACTGAATGTGTTGAAAGTACGCTCATCtctcaactgtcaatcaaatatctCACATCTTTCTCTTGCCTCCACTTCCATATAAGTTTGTGCAAAAAATATACCCGCTTTAAGCCTCCGCTTGCTGAATATCTCACTGTGTCATTGCGGGTTTTTCACACTGCAATAAAAGGTGCTAGCCACCAGCTAGCTTGTTAGCTAACAGGCTTGTGCTTAGTAATAATGACTAATTCCACTAATAAAGATACAGAAATTTTTATATAGAGTGTGACGGGGGTTCAGAGGAGTGAGGGGTGGTGGGAGAACTCATGGCCATGCCCTAAAAAATTCTGGAAGGGTGAAAAACAGTTTAACGCTAAACCTCTATTATTGAGTAGGCCATACGATcttttaatgtatttagaaGCAGCTAGCAGCACCCCCTACAGTTCAAACTTCGAGTTTTGTCCTTTGTGTCCAACTCTGTGACGAACATTATTAGATTCCCGCAGTCTGGAGTTGTGATCCGGTCTTATCCGGACTAGTGAGAGATACAAACTGGCAGGTGTGTGGCATCTCAAGTGCAGCCAATCAGTTATACCCGTTTAGCTATTCTCTAACCAGGGGTCACAACCCAAGTCCATGCTGACTGACCCCGTCTGTCAAATTAGAAAGTGAGAGAGTAAAATGGATGTTTTACCTAATGTACATACATTTATGTACATTGGGTTTCTAATCCTAGAGGAATACATTTCAAATTTCAGTGTCCAAACAAAGTTTGGGAAATGGGTCTCATAAGCTGAGCTTTGTGGGTCAAAAACCCAAGCACATGCAAATATCCATGTTCTTGGACACAGCCCAATACGCACCACCTCATTTGGTCTTGAAGCACTCTCACGTCTGATTCCGATCAGCATGATCAATATCCGTCTTGCTCGTTTGCGAGACATTTACTCAAATCCAGCTCGTCGCTTTATGACTTCCTCCTCTGTCGTCGCAGTGCCATGAAGCCTTTCTCCGGCAACAGGTGCACCACGACGTAGCCGTCCGTCCTCCAGGCCCCAGATCACGCCGGCCCAGAGCGGCCCGGTTCTGTTCTGTGACACTTGTCGCCGCCGCGATATTTTTAGCTGATCGCAGCGAGGACGACGAGAGCCTCAAATCCCCAATTAAAGTGGCTGGAACACTCGGCGCGCGCAcgcgcgtgcgtttgtgtgcgatTGCGTGCCTCTTTTTATGAGCACCTGCCGCAGTGTGGCGGCCCCCGGAGGCCTGGTGCATGCAAGcagcaaatattttaaaaataaataaataaaggtttgCCTGCAGAACACAAGCAAAACACTGCAGAAATGAGCAGCTGCTTTATGAGCGCCACAAAAAAGTCCATTCCCTGAGGACTGACTTTTACCAGCCTGCTGCTTGACGCTACAAGGCAGCAACAAAGACTTTTTACTGCCCCCTTAAAGAAAAAGTTCGCGCATCATGCCAAGTGCTTGGTGACGGGACTGCACTGCCCCAGAAATGGCAATGGGGACAAAGAATTTCAATTTGTTCTTCTGAATGACAAAAGCTGGAGCTGCGCCATTTGTAAACAAACCTTTTCAATTGGCCAAGTCTGAGCCATtgagaaaaatagttttataGCTTATGACTCTTCTCATGTCATTGTCAGTCGGAAAGATGAAGTCACACGAAATAAGCAGCACAATGGTGGGGCGTAACTTACATTTCAGCAGGctagattaaaaaataagacACAATGGAAACTAGTTAACGTGATCAGTGAGGAATTGGCCAATGAATTTGGGAAATAGTACCGGTAATAAATGGAACACCTTCATCTTGGTCATGGGATTCGTAACAATTAATCAACAGCTATTTTAGATTATCATATCAATAATTGTTTTTGataattaatccatccatccatccatccattttcttgaccgcttattcctcacaagggtcgcgggggtgctggagcctatctcagctggctctgggcagtaggcaggggacaccctggactggtttgaTAATTAATGAATCATttaaatatatagattttttttgtgggaatgctgaagcattcccatatatgttattgtgatttttattcactACACtgttttgccgcgtaacaactcccacataatacttccaatttacactgttcaaatttcaactagcttaaaaaattcacacctcccagggtatatattgtctgattccacattacttacagtatttacacaatttaaagtttaaTATCAACGTttcccaattcattttcaatgggacagacattgaactttttctaagtatcactttctacacccacttccgtacatataacttatcatcattagcaGGTGTCTGATAttgctcagtggcacagttggtaaagtccattgcccagtaaccaggaggtcataatttcataatttagctctcaatttacttcataagcattccacatgcattcaaatcttagcattcagctattaacaTTCAGcttccagcattcccacacaatttctacagaaattgcacttagtttagttttaatttaaaattgcccAAATTCTGCAACTTTCAGTTTCTCAACAGTAACTATCGAATTTATGTAGTCCTCCATGAACGGTGATTGATTTACTTAGGATACTttccaatgacaaaaaaaaacaagtttttcaGTCGTCATTTGAAGCCTTGTTGCAAGGTTTTTTGTACAACTGAATATCCTGCCCCCTCCATCTTGAGAGAAATGTACATACATCCCtcctcctttttaaaaaaataaaaataaataaatcatccgCACCTAACTGCAAAAGTACGTTTTTAGGCACATTCGTAAGCATGCCATAACTCCGACAACCACACAACCATGGCATGCAGAAATGTTCACGCCCTTCCTGCACAATTTCCATTTCAAAATGATCCCAACAGCTGCCAGTGTGTCCCGGTCTGACCCAACACCAGTATTGGTGTCTTTGACAAAAGACCTGCCTCGGGCGTGGACTGGCGAGGTGACGGAAAATAACCGTCCTAAACGTTGTCCTTTGCCTGTGTTATTGTACGTGGAGCAGACTGGGCTTGTAAAAactagcaagaaaaaaaaacgcctgctCATGTAAAAGTGCCAAAACTTTTGTGAGGGTATCAAAAGTGTTTCCAAATGTAAACAGAGGTCACATATGTGAAGTTTTGAAGCGCCAGTTATCGATGCCCACATGCAGATGGATAAACGGAGTATTCTAAGATAATGACTTTAGTCGGAGGTTCTTTTCATGCCATAAATCTGCGCTTTTGGGTAGATCGTAGAAAAGTATCGTTTTGAGAATGTGTTTTTCTGTGGCCAGTTATTTGAGTAAGGTTTCAAATTTCAATAAGGATTCTTGTGGTTCTTTGAGGAATGTGTCTAGCAGTTGTGTTTTGAAGAAGGTTTCAAAGGTTCTTTAAGGATGTTTTCGTTGAGCAATTCTTCCACATTTTGTAGATTTTACTTTCTAGGGATTTTTCTTTGAATGTTTCTAGAGTTTATTTGAGGAAGGTTTTCAGTGGTTCCTATTGAGGAAGTATTGCCTATAGCAAAGGATTCTAGAGATTGTTAGACGAACGCAATGGAGTCGGATCCTCATTGGATCCGCCCAACACCAAACTTCCACATTGCGGAAAGCACAAAGTGCTGCGTCGGCAATATTAATAATAGCAGCCATAAATGAGGCGAGGGAATTAGTCTCAGCGCAGCAGCACCTCACAAATTAGGTCGACGCAGCAAACTGACGCCGGAGGGGGGCGGGATAACGCTGATTGACAGGAGAACCCTGGCAGAAGTTGGAGTTCAAAAAGTGATTGCGCTATTTCTGGTCGACACAAGTTGGTTACGTATGTTAAAAAGTAAGAGAAGTACAAACTTTTCTTGTGGTTCTTTTTTGAGGAATTTGCTTTGAGAAACGTTTCTAGTGGTTCTTTGAGGCAGGATTCCAGTGATTGCTCTTTGAGGAACGTATTGAGTGGCTATTTGAGAGATGTTATGAAAGTTTCTTGTTTGAGGAAGTTTTCTATCAATTCTTCCATTCTTGTTGCCATTTTACAGTTTGTTTCCGTTCTCTGAGGAAAGTTTCTAGTAGTTcttcaagaaacgtttcttgtgATTGTTTGAGCAACGTTTTTGAATGGTTCTTTGAGACAGGTTTCTAGTGCCGCTTCTTTGGGGAATTGTTTTCTTTCCAGCAATTCTTCTTTCAAAAGTTGCCATTTTCTCgtaataaaaatgaccaaaacaagacGGTCCAGTCATAAAGGGTCTGGTGTCAACTCGGTGTGAGCACGGAAAACCTCctaatccaaaacaaaaagcataaaGCTGACTTTTGATTGACACCGAAAgctgtttttatctgtttcgaTGTGCGCATACAAAGCTGTCAATCACAGTTGGAAGCGTCTTGGTGTCACCGTGGCAACATGTGAAAGCGATGTTGGCTCCAATCCCTTTTAAAAAACAGATTACTCTAATGTGCTTTTGCCAGGATCTTTTATAATCTATTGTTTAATCATTTCAGCGTATTGCTTTTTGGAGAGCCCTTCATAATCCTCTTAGCTCCTCGTTATTTGTGCGCCTCCTTTGTGAGAAAGCCCTCCTCTCAGCACCTCTTCACCGCCATGCGATGACATCACCGCTGAATTAATGAAGTACTTTGTTACTGTACTGAAGTAGGTTTATTTTTTGGCTATGTTCTTTACTTTCACCTTTTTGTTTTCGTTCCTTGTGTTTCAAAACAGTCCTGTATGTCCGTAAAATAAGCTTGGtatggtatttatttttgcgACCATTGTTTAATGGCATTCCCTTAGCTTGTCTATGGCGTTTCACATTATACTTCAACATTAAGCTAGCATTCTTCTGTTAGATAAAATTACATACTTTAATGTAACATTTTGGTGTTAATAAATTCAATGTAATGGAAATGCAAACTCCCCAAAGGGAAGCTGGAGCCCGGATCCTAACCCAAGAAGAAATATGCTACATTTGGGCCGGAGTCGATCAATTGGTAGACCGGTATCGCTAGTTAGGATCCCAGCTCCAATTGTTTGCTGTTGAAgtgtccttgggcaagacacTAGGCACTAAATTGCGCCCTCTTGGCCTGGCTGTGTCTCGCATGACAGCAGCTACCCATTGGTGTATACGTGTGCATTAGTGGGGGAATGTGAGCCCCATAAAGCACTTTTAGCAATGTGATGATGTCGATAAAGACTTATAGAAGTGCATTATATTTGCCGTTTACATTTGAGCCACGTCTATCAGTAAAGAAATCAAATAATGTGCCGTAGTATCAGTGTTGGGAACAGTCAGCCAGGCCAAGTAAGCTCTATGTAATATTTAACATTTGTATTATTAATGTGTTACTGGTACATGGTAGAAATATCAGATCTAGGCATCCAATTTGAACCAGACACTTGCGCCTACAGTGTGAATGTATCCCAAAAGACTCTTGGACGTCGTAAGTCTTTGTGTAGTGCACTTATGCCCGCTCAGTTTGTTCTCGGAAGCAAACGGTGACGAGCACTTGTATTGGTCATTCTCTTCATCTTTTGAGCACCAAGTTCTGTGTGGTGATGTTTGGGAGCCAGCCAAACGCTCAATTTAATCAGGGCTTTTTATGAGCAGGAAGTGTTTGCATGATTCATTTGGAGCATTAAGGTGTACATGGaagtgggggtgctggggcgcTAACAGCTTCCATGGTGCTAACGGCTTCCTTCGATCTTCAGCTGACAAATGGCGACAACTTTGACTCCTTTCACAGCTCACACTTGAACATCAGATCGTGTTCTGGAGCAAGGTGACATTCGCTTGGTGGTTACATGACAACATCCCACCAGAAGCTCTCTTTTGACTCACACCAATATG
Coding sequences:
- the lingo4b gene encoding leucine-rich repeat and immunoglobulin-like domain-containing nogo receptor-interacting protein 4b, with product MFAESVGRWLAWGILLHVGLDVSAGSCPPRCSCRPEAKEVICSGKHLNSIPEGFSDDARRVDLSYNKIRTVGRRQFAGLHELQDLDLSNNMISMIEVEAFQGLQNLRTLRIKNNRLKILPVGVFSGLSGLRFLDLSQNEILVFLDYTFRETVNLQTLDADENDLVFISQRAFFGLQSLQELNINRSNLTSIPTEALSQLQSLTYLRILRLTISTLPNNAFRRLHRLHTLILANWPSLDTVASNSLIGLNLSALVISNCNLSVVPYSALRHLVYLRFLDLSYNPITVIQGNLLRDLLRLQELHLAGGNLLRIAPGAFKGLASLRMLNLTSNQLTTLEESTLHSVGNLQVLRLDGNPLSCDCRLLWVVRRRLRLNFDGRQPACSSPDMVRQREFRDFSEKELPRVFTCRPARILDRRPQEARVEDGTTVLFSCKADGDPAPSITWISSHKNVVSPVGRIRVLPNGTLEVRFAQVHDSGAYQCLAGNAAGNDSITVGLYVKGGSRNRTIPLFTEEDWLEPPIPQATNSSAQVAKPYPFDAKTLIIATTMGFLSFLSSVAICFIFMFFWSQSKGQIKHTATIDFVPRSSMGGGGDGGDGGRFTMKLI